From Cannabis sativa cultivar Pink pepper isolate KNU-18-1 chromosome 8, ASM2916894v1, whole genome shotgun sequence, a single genomic window includes:
- the LOC133029995 gene encoding alkane hydroxylase MAH1-like encodes MMMMALENIGYLEGALGGAVMVYFLATIHHWWRDRNAVLMAWPVVGMLPKLLLNASNVHDFATEILRKSGGTFVFKGPSWFTTDLDFIITCDPSNLQHILNSNFSNYPKGEEFRQVFDVLGDGILNVDSDLWRLQRKMFQLWSTRHKNFVSFIANTMHHKMVDHFIPFLHHLSQTRLQVDLQESFQRMITFDNAILLSLGLNPASHSHLFQLPQLEYQKAFEDIHKAVFQRHILPQTLWKLQRWLKIGAERKLAQGREMFDQFMLRCISLKQQQQLMITNNNNENNDDEADFGLLSIYLEEKEKPYSTKFLKDMALNFMSAARDTLTSSLTWFFWLVATHPLVEAKIIEEINRCNINTTTCLGAEELNKFIYLQAVLYETFRLYPPIPFNHRSADKDDILPSGHHVRKKQRVLLSFYSTGRMEEIWGKDCLEFKPERWITEEKGFVYVPSHKYPIFNGGPRTCIGKDMVLIQMKVAAISILSKYSFQVVEGHDPISLSLTISLNMKSGLMAKVVKRCS; translated from the exons ATGATGATGATGGCTCTAGAGAATATTGGATACTTGGAGGGTGCCCTAGGTGGGGCAGTTATGGTATACTTTCTGGCGACGATTCACCACTGGTGGCGCGACAGAAACGCGGTGCTGATGGCCTGGCCGGTGGTGGGAATGCTACCCAAACTTCTACTAAATGCCTCGAACGTGCATGATTTCGCAACTGAAATTTTGAGGAAAAGTGGGGGCACTTTTGTGTTCAAAGGTCCTTCTTGGTTTACAACTGATTTGGATTTCATTATAACTTGTGATCCATCTAATTTACAACACATCTTAAACTCCAACTTCTCTAATTATCCAAAAGGAGAAGAGTTTAGACAAGTGTTTGATGTTCTTGGAGATGGGATTTTGAATGTTGATTCGGACTTGTGGAGACTTCaaaggaaaatgtttcaacTGTGGAGCACACGACACAAAAATTTTGTGTCATTTATTGCTAACACTATGCACCATAAGATGGTCGATCACTTCATCCCATTTCTTCATCATCTCTCTCAAACACGACTTCAG GTTGACTTGCAAGAATCATttcaaaggatgatcacctttgACAATGCAATTTTATTGAGTTTGGGGTTGAATCCAGCTTCACACTCACACTTGTTTCAACTACCTCAACTTGAGTATCAGAAAGCTTTTGAAGACATACATAAGGCTGTGTTTCAAAGACACATACTTCCCCAAACTCTTTGGAAGTTACAAAGGTGGCTCAAAATCGGAGCAGAGAGAAAGCTAGCTCAAGGTCGAGAAATGTTTGACCAATTCATGTTAAGATGCATCTCactaaaacaacaacaacaactcatgatcactaataataataatgagaaTAATGATGATGAAGCTGATTTTGGTCTGTTGTCAATTTATTTGGAGGAAAAAGAGAAGCCTTATTCAACCAAGTTTCTGAAGGACATGGCCTTGAATTTTATGTCTGCAGCAAGAGACACCTTGACTTCAAGTCTAACTTGGTTTTTTTGGCTTGTTGCAACTCATCCATTAGTAGAGGCCAAAATCATTGAAGAAATTAACCGTTGTAATATCAACACTACTACTTGTCTTGGTGCAGAGGAACTGAACAAGTTTATCTATTTGCAAGCTGTATTGTATGAGACATTCAGACTCTATCCACCTATACCATTCAATCACAGAAGTGCAGATAAGGATGACATTCTTCCAAGTGGTCACCATGTGAGGAAGAAACAAAGGGTATTGTTGTCATTTTACTCCACTGGTAGGATGGAAGAGATATGGGGTAAGGATTGTTTAGAGTTCAAACCAGAAAGATGGATTACAGAGGAAAAAGGTTTTGTGTATGTACCATCTCATAAGTACCCAATTTTTAATGGTGGTCCAAGGACTTGTATTGGTAAAGACATGGTTTTGATTCAAATGAAAGTGGCTGCAATTTCTATACTTTCTAAGTATTCTTTTCAAGTGGTGGAAGGACATGATCCTATATCTCTTAGTTTAACTATCTCTCTTAATATGAAAAGTGGGCTCATGGCTAAGGTTGTGAAAAGATGTTCTTGA
- the LOC115694906 gene encoding putative hydrolase C777.06c yields MGTGTSERIPRVSCLTNPLKTCEVCSKAAEPGNKNRRLNTSILIRYATTSGKSNILIDAGKFFYHSALRWFLAYGLVIILFSDYLLFHFNLVV; encoded by the exons ATGGGTACAGGAACAAGTGAAAGAATTCCTCGTGTGAGCTGCTTGACTAATCCTCTGAAGACATGCGAG gTTTGCTCAAAAGCTGCAGAACCAGGTAATAAAAATAGGAGACTTAACACAAGCATCCTCATTCGATATGCCACAACATCTGGGAAAAGCAACATCCTTATAGATGCAGGAAA ATTCTTCTACCACAGTGCTCTTCGATGGTTTCTAGCCTATGGGTTAGTTATTATCTTGTTTagtgattatttattatttcattttaatttagTAGTGTAA